GACGCTGGCCCTCGTCGGCGAATCCGGCTGCGGCAAGTCCACCACGGGGCGCTCCCTGCTGCGCCTCGTCGACAGCCAATCGGGCGTCATCGAGTTCGGCGGGCAGAACATCCGCGAACTGCCGACGGACACGCTGCAGGGCCTGCGCCGCAACATCCAGTTCATCTTCCAGGACCCGTACGCCTCGCTGGACCCGCGCCTCACCGTGGGCTTCTCCATCATGGAGCCGTTGCTGGTGCACCGGATCTCCAGCGGCGCCGAGGCGAAGGCGCGCGTGGACTGGCTGCTCGAGAAGGTGGGACTTCCCGCCGAGTGCGCCCAGCGCTATCCGCACGAGTTCTCCGGCGGGCAGCGCCAGCGCATCGCCATCGCCCGCGCCCTGGCCCTGAACCCCAAGGTCGTGGTGGCCGACGAGTCGGTGTCGGCGCTGGACGTGTCCATCCAGGCGCAGATCGTGAACCTGATGATGGACCTGCAGCGCGAGCTCGGGGTCGCCTACCTGTTCATCTCGCACGACATGGCCGTGGTCGAGCGCGTGAGCCACCGTGTGGCCGTGATGTTCCTGGGCCAGATCGTCGAGATCGGTCCGCGCCGCGCCGTCTTCGAGGACCCGCGTCACCCCTATACCCGCAAGCTCATGGAGGCCGTGCCCGTCGCCGATCCCACGCGCCGGCGCCGCCACCGCGAGCTCCTGTCGGACGAGATTCCCAGCCCCATCCGCAGCGTCGGCGACGAGCCCGTCGTTGCCCCGCTCGTGGAAGTCGCCCCCGGCCACTTCGTCGCCGAGCACCGCATCGCCGGCGTCTATTGACCCTTTTCCCCGCCCCCCAGAAGGAGCCCCGCCATGAAGAGACAGACACCCACCTCCCGCTGCCGCGCCACGGCAGCCGGCATCCTGACCCTGATCGCCCTTGCGGCGCAGCCGTCCTTCGCCTCGACCGACGTGGTGCTGGCCATCGGCGGGCAGCCCGACTCGCTGGATCCGTACAACACCAACACCACGCTTACGCAGGCCCTGCTCAAGAACTTCTACCAGGGGCTCTTCGGCTTCGACAAGGACCTGAAGATCCAGAATGTGCTCGCGGAAAGCTATACCGTCTCGAAGGACGGGCTCACCTACGACTTCAAGCTGCGCCCGGGCGTGAAGTTCCACGACGGCTCGCCGTTCAATGCCGAGGCGGTCAAGGCGACCCTCGATCGCGCGGCGAACCCCGAGAACAAGCTCGCGCGCCACACGCAGTTCAACCGCGTTGCCAAGGTCGAGGCGACCGCGCCCCTCGCGGTGCGCGTCACCCTGAAGGAGCCGTTCGCGCCGTTCATCAACTCGCTGGCGCACCCCTCCGCGGGGATGATCTCCGCCGAGGCGCTGAAGAAGTACGGCAACAAGGACATCGCCTTCAACCCGGTGGGGACGGGCCCGTTCGTGTTCGTCGAGTGGAAGCAGACGGACTTCGTGAAGATGAAGAAGTTCGACGGCTACTGGAGGAAGGGATATCCCAAGGTCGACAACGTCACCTGGAAGCCGGTGCTGGAGAACAACACGCGCGCCGCGATGCTGCAGACGGGCGAGGCGGACTTCGCCTTCCCGCTGCCCTACGAGCAGGCCGCCGACCTGCGGAAGAACGCGAAGCTGAACGTCACGGTGGGCCCGTCGATCATCACGCGCTACGTGAGCTTCAACATGCTGCACAAGCCCTTCGACGACCTGCGCGTGCGCCAGGCGATCAACTACGCCATCAACAAGGAAGCGATCGCCAAGGTGGCCTTCGGCGGGTTCGCCTTTCCGGCCGAAGGCGTGGTGCCGCAGGGCGTGCGCTATGCGCACAAGATGGCGCCCTGGCCCCATGATCCGAAGAAGGCGCGCGAGCTGCTGAAGGAGGCGGGCTATCCCAACGGCTTCGAGTCCGTCCTGTGGAGCGCGTACACGACGACCACCGCCCAGAAGGCCATCCAGGTCCTGCAGCAGCAGCTCGCGCAGGTCGGCATCAAGGTTTCCGTGCAGGCCCTGGAGCCCGGGCAGCGCACGGAGTGGGTGCAGGCGGCGCCGGACCCGAAGACCGCCCGGGTGCGCATGTACTACGCCGGCTGGTCCTCCTCGACGGGCGAGGCCGATTGGGCGCTGCGCCCGCTGCTCGCCACGGAATCCTGGCCGCCGAAGAGCAACAACACGGCGTATTACAGCAGCCCGATCGTCGATGGCGCCATCGCGGCCGCGCTCAAGTCCGTTGACGAGAACGAGAAGACGGCCCTCTACAGCAAGGCCCAGGAGCAGATCATGAAGGACCTGCCGTGGGCGCCCCTGGTGACGGAGCAGAGCATCTACGCCACCAGCAAGCGGATCAGCGGAATCCACGCCATGCCGGACGGCAACATCAACATGGACGAGATCGCCGTCGTCAAGTAAACGTCCGAACGAAGCCCTGCGCGCGCCTGCCCCGGCCGGCGCGCGCAATCCAACCTCCCCCTGCCATGTTCAACTACTTCATCAAGCGGCTCATGGGACTCACGCCGACGCTGCTCATCGTCGCCGTGCTGGTTTTCCTGTTCGTCCACATGCTGCCGGGCGACCCGGCGCTGCTGGCCGCCGGGCAGGATGCGGACCAGGCGACGGTCGAGCTGGTGCGCCAGGACCTGGGCCTCGACAAGCCGCTGCCGGAGCAGTTCGCCGCCTTCTTCGTGAACATGGTCAAGGGCGACCTGGGCAGGTCGCTGCGCACACGCCGCCCGGTGGCCACCGAGATCTCGGAGCGCTTCCTGGCGACCTTCACGCTCACGCTGTCGAGCATGGCGTGGGCGGTGACCTTCGGCATGTCGATCGGCGTGGCCTCGGCGGTCTTCCGCAACCGATGGCCCGACCGCGGCGGCATGACGCTCGCCGTCTCCGGCATCTCGTTTCCGTCTTTCGCCCTCGGCATGCTGCTGATGCAGGTCTTCTCGGTGAAGCTGGGCTGGCTGCCCACCGTCGGCGCCGACACCTGGAAGCACTACATCCTGCCGTCGCTCACGCTGGGCGCCGCCGTGGCCGCCGTGATGGCGCGATTCACGCGGGCGTCGCTCGTCGAGGTGATCCAGGAGGATTACGTCCGCACGGCGCGCGCCAAGGGCCTGCGCGAGAGGGTCGTCATCCTGCGGCACGCGCTGCGCAATGCCCTCATTCCCGTGGTCACGATGATGGGCCTGCAGTTCGGTTTCCTGCTGGGCGGCTCGATCGTCGTCGAGTCCGTCTTCAACTGGCCGGGGCTGGGGCGGCTGCTCGTGGATTCCGTGAACAGCCGCGACTACCCGGTCATCCAGGCGCTGGTGCTGCTCTTCTCGCTGGAATTCATCCTCATCAACCTGGCCGTGGACCTGGTCTACGGGCTCATCAATCCCACCATCCGCTACAGGTGAGGCGACGATGACTGCGACCGCGGGCAACGACACTGTCACGACGACCGCCATCGCGGCGTCCACGGCCGTGCGCACGCCGTGGAGCGAGTTCTGGCGCAAGTTCAAGAAGCAGCCCGTGGCGATGGGAGCGCTCGCCTTCGTGGTGCTGCTCGTGCTGCTCGCGGTCTTCGCGCCGCTCATCGCCCCGTACGACGCCGAGAACTTCTTCGACTACGACCGCCTCAATTCGCCTCCATCGGCCGCGCACTGGCTCGGCGTGGACCCGCTCGGGCGAGACATCCTCAGCCGCATCCTGATGGGGTCGCGCATCTCGCTGGCGGCCGGCTTCTTCTCGGTGGTGCTGGGCGGGCTCGCAGGCACGACGCTCGGGCTGCTCGCCGGCTACTACGAGGGCTGGTGGGACCGCATCGTCATGCGCATCTCGGACGTTCTCTTCGCCTTCCCCGGCATCCTGCTCGCGCTGGGCGTGGTGGCGATCCTGGGCAGCAGCATGGTGAACGTGGTGGTGGCGGTGTCGGTGTTCAGCGTGCCCGCCTTCGCGCGCCTCGTGCGCGGCAACACGCTCGCCCTCAAGCACATGACCTACGTCGAGGCAGCGCGAAGCATCGGCGCCTCCAACTGGACCATCGTCGTGCGCCACATCCTGCCGGGCACGATCTCCTCGATCGTCGTGTACTTCACCATGCGGCTGGGCACCTCCATCATCACCGCGGCGAGCCTGTCGTTCCTGGGGATGGGCGCGCAGCCGCCCACGCCCGAGTGGGGCGCCATGCTCAACGAGGCGCGCGCCGACATGGTCAACGCCCCGCACGTGGCCCTCTTCCCCAGCCTCGCGATCTTCCTCACGGTGCTGGCCTTCAACCTCCTGGGCGACGGCCTGCGCGATGCCCTCGACCCGAAGATCGACCGCCAGTAGGGCTGCCCGGCCATGATCGCCCGCGAGCGCCTTCCGCGGATCGGCATCCTGCCCTCGGGCGGACGCGATGCCATCACCGACGTGGCCGGCGTGACCGTGGGCCACTGCACCCTCGACGAGGGCGAGGTGCAGACGGGCGTTACGGTGATCCGGCCCCACGCCGGAGACCCGTTTCGCGACCGCGTGCCCGCCGCCGTCTCCGTGATCAACGGATTCGGCAAGAGCGTGGGGCTGATGCAGGTCGAGGAGCTGGGCGTTCTGGAAACCCCGATCGCGCTGACCAACACCTTTTCCGTCGCGGCGGTGGCGCAGGCCCAGATCCGCCACTGCATCGCGGCCAACCCCGGCAGCGGACGGAACCTGCCCACGGTGAATCCGCTCGTGTTCGAGTGCAACGACGGCTACCTGAACGACATCCAGCGCATGGCGGTCACGGCAGGCCACTACGACCGCGCGTGCGAGGGGGCGGGCATCGAGGTGGAGGAGGGCTCGGTCGGCGCCGGCCGCGGCATGTCGTGCTTCGGCGTGAAGGGCGGCATCGGGACGGCCTCGCGGCGCGTGGCGACGCGCGGCGGCGGCGAGTTCACCGTCGGCACGCTCGTGCTGGCCAATTACGGCAGGACCGGGCAACTGGTGATGGCGGGACGCGCGATCGGAGACCGGCTTGCGGCATTGCTGGCCGGAAAAACCGCGCCGCCGCGCGAAGGGCCCGAGAAGGGCTCCATCATCATGCTCGTCGCCACCGATGCACCGCTCGACGCAAGACAGCTCAGGCGGCTCGCGCTGCGCGCCGGCGCGGGACTGGCGCGCACGGGCTCGGTGTTCGGCCACGGCAGCGGCGACATCGCACTGGCCTTTTCCACCGCCTGCACCGTTCCGCAGGAAGCCGACAGGCCCATGCCCGCCCGGGCAATGCTTCACGACACCCTGCTGGACCTCTTGTTCCAGGCCGCGGCCGACGGCACCGAGCAGGCCATCGTTCACGCGCTGTGGCGCGCCTGCGCGGTGACCGGGCGCAACGGCCACCATCGGAGCGCCTTGTCCGACCTGCTGGCGGATTGGCCCCCGTTCCCCGAACCGACGACTTCTTCCGCGAGCCTTGCATGAAAATCCTGATCTCCACCGATATCGAAGGCGTGGCCGGCGTCTTCCACCCGGACCAGACGCGCCCCGGGAATCCGGAATACGAACGCGCACGGGTCCTCATGACGCATGAGGCCAACGCCGCCATCGCCGGCGCGTTCGATGCCGGCGCGGCGCAGGTCCTGGTGAACGATTCGCACGGCAACTTCCGCAACATGCCGCCGGACCTGCTCGACGCGCGCGCCCGGGCCGTGCAGGGCAAGCCGCGCTACCTGAGCATGATGGCCGGCGTCGAAGAGGGCGTGGACGCGGTTTGCATGATCGGCTACCACTCGCGGGCGAAGGGACGCGGCATCCTCGCGCACACGATCAACGGCTTCGCCTTCGCGCGCGTGTTCTTCAACGACCGCGAGCTCGGCGAAGCCGGCATCTACGGGGCCCTCGCCGGCGAATACGGCGTGCCCGTGGTGATGGCGAGCGGAGACGACGCCTTCGTCGAGGAGCACCGCCCCCTGTTCCCGCACGCGGTCTTCGTGGAGACCAAGCGCGCGACCGGAAACACCAGCGGGGTGAGCCTGTCGCCCGCGCAAGCCTGCGAGGCCATCCGCGCCGGCGTGGCGGTGGCGCTCGCGCAGGGCAAGGCGGCCAGCCCGTTCGTCATCGCGGGGCCCGTCGCCGTGCGCATCCAGACGCAGACGCCGGCGCTGGCGGACCTCTTCTGCCAATGGCCCGTGCTCAAGCGGACGGGCGGTGACGAGGTCGCGTTCGGCGCCGCCACTGTGGAAGCCGCAGTGCGGATGGTGAACTGCCTTTCGGCCATGTCGGCCATGCTTCGCTAGCCGCGCACGCCCTTTCCGGACTTCTTCGCGGAACCCGCAGGACACGATCATGCCCACTGTCGCATCCGTTCATTGCCCGCACATCGTCGGAATCCTCGGCGGCATGGGTCCCGCGGCGGGCGCCGACTTCCTGCGCCACTTCGTGCACGCCTGCGCCGTCCGCCTGCAGGAACTCGGCATGGCGGTGAACGACCAGGCGTTTCCCGAGCATTGGCTGGCCCAGGTTCCCGTGCCGGACCGGACGCACGCCCTGCTCGCCACGGGCCCGGAACGCAATGCGCCCCTGGAGCCGATGGCCCGCGCAATAGGCCAGCTGGAGACCCTGGGCGTCCGCGCCGTGGCGATTGCCTGCAACACCGCCCATGCGTGGCATGCCGAGCTGCAAGCCGGGTTTCCGGGCATCGAGCTCCTTCACGCACCCCGCGAGGTGGCGGCGCGCCTGAAGGCCGCGGGTCGGCGCGAGGCGGCGCTCATGGCCACGCAGGGCACCTATCTCACCGGGCTCTACGAAACCGCCCTCGCCGAGGCCGGCATCGCGTGCCACCTGCCGACCGAAGAGGAGCGGGCACAGCTGATGCGCGGCATCTACCAGGGCGTGAAGGCCGATGACATCGACGGCGCCCGGATGTGTTTCGTCGAGGTGGGCAGGAGTCTCATCGAGCGCCACGGCGACGTGGCGCTCATCATGGGCTGCACCGAGATCCCGCTGCCGCTGGTGAGCGCACCGCAGGCGAGGGCATGGACGCTCGTCAACTCGACCGATGTGCTGGCTTGCGCGCTGGCCGACCGGGCCTACGCGAATATCGCTGGCGAGTCCCCCTGAACCGCAGCCGGGGGCCGGGCAGCAGCGATCAGGGACCGGATGCCAACAGACCGATCGCCGTCACCAGCATGGCCAGGATCGCCTTCATGAGGGACTCGCCCGCGATAAGCCCCGAAGCGATCGGCACGCTGTAGGAGTCCTGGTTCTTCGGCGCCGCCTTGTTCCAGACCCAGACGACGATCGCGCCGATCGTGAACGCCAGCGCGTTGCTGAAGAACACGATCCAGCCGAGTCCGAGTCCCATGGCCGAAGGCAGCCACGGCCGCGACCTGGGAACGAGCTTTTCGAGCACCGGGATCAGCACGCCGACCAGCGCGCCGATCACGATGGCGTATCTCGCGGACATCGGCAGGCTTTCCAGCCCGCCAG
The sequence above is a segment of the Betaproteobacteria bacterium genome. Coding sequences within it:
- the gsiC gene encoding glutathione ABC transporter permease GsiC: MFNYFIKRLMGLTPTLLIVAVLVFLFVHMLPGDPALLAAGQDADQATVELVRQDLGLDKPLPEQFAAFFVNMVKGDLGRSLRTRRPVATEISERFLATFTLTLSSMAWAVTFGMSIGVASAVFRNRWPDRGGMTLAVSGISFPSFALGMLLMQVFSVKLGWLPTVGADTWKHYILPSLTLGAAVAAVMARFTRASLVEVIQEDYVRTARAKGLRERVVILRHALRNALIPVVTMMGLQFGFLLGGSIVVESVFNWPGLGRLLVDSVNSRDYPVIQALVLLFSLEFILINLAVDLVYGLINPTIRYR
- a CDS encoding P1 family peptidase is translated as MIARERLPRIGILPSGGRDAITDVAGVTVGHCTLDEGEVQTGVTVIRPHAGDPFRDRVPAAVSVINGFGKSVGLMQVEELGVLETPIALTNTFSVAAVAQAQIRHCIAANPGSGRNLPTVNPLVFECNDGYLNDIQRMAVTAGHYDRACEGAGIEVEEGSVGAGRGMSCFGVKGGIGTASRRVATRGGGEFTVGTLVLANYGRTGQLVMAGRAIGDRLAALLAGKTAPPREGPEKGSIIMLVATDAPLDARQLRRLALRAGAGLARTGSVFGHGSGDIALAFSTACTVPQEADRPMPARAMLHDTLLDLLFQAAADGTEQAIVHALWRACAVTGRNGHHRSALSDLLADWPPFPEPTTSSASLA
- a CDS encoding M55 family metallopeptidase, translated to MKILISTDIEGVAGVFHPDQTRPGNPEYERARVLMTHEANAAIAGAFDAGAAQVLVNDSHGNFRNMPPDLLDARARAVQGKPRYLSMMAGVEEGVDAVCMIGYHSRAKGRGILAHTINGFAFARVFFNDRELGEAGIYGALAGEYGVPVVMASGDDAFVEEHRPLFPHAVFVETKRATGNTSGVSLSPAQACEAIRAGVAVALAQGKAASPFVIAGPVAVRIQTQTPALADLFCQWPVLKRTGGDEVAFGAATVEAAVRMVNCLSAMSAMLR
- the gsiB gene encoding glutathione ABC transporter substrate-binding protein GsiB, whose translation is MKRQTPTSRCRATAAGILTLIALAAQPSFASTDVVLAIGGQPDSLDPYNTNTTLTQALLKNFYQGLFGFDKDLKIQNVLAESYTVSKDGLTYDFKLRPGVKFHDGSPFNAEAVKATLDRAANPENKLARHTQFNRVAKVEATAPLAVRVTLKEPFAPFINSLAHPSAGMISAEALKKYGNKDIAFNPVGTGPFVFVEWKQTDFVKMKKFDGYWRKGYPKVDNVTWKPVLENNTRAAMLQTGEADFAFPLPYEQAADLRKNAKLNVTVGPSIITRYVSFNMLHKPFDDLRVRQAINYAINKEAIAKVAFGGFAFPAEGVVPQGVRYAHKMAPWPHDPKKARELLKEAGYPNGFESVLWSAYTTTTAQKAIQVLQQQLAQVGIKVSVQALEPGQRTEWVQAAPDPKTARVRMYYAGWSSSTGEADWALRPLLATESWPPKSNNTAYYSSPIVDGAIAAALKSVDENEKTALYSKAQEQIMKDLPWAPLVTEQSIYATSKRISGIHAMPDGNINMDEIAVVK
- the gsiD gene encoding glutathione ABC transporter permease GsiD, yielding MTATAGNDTVTTTAIAASTAVRTPWSEFWRKFKKQPVAMGALAFVVLLVLLAVFAPLIAPYDAENFFDYDRLNSPPSAAHWLGVDPLGRDILSRILMGSRISLAAGFFSVVLGGLAGTTLGLLAGYYEGWWDRIVMRISDVLFAFPGILLALGVVAILGSSMVNVVVAVSVFSVPAFARLVRGNTLALKHMTYVEAARSIGASNWTIVVRHILPGTISSIVVYFTMRLGTSIITAASLSFLGMGAQPPTPEWGAMLNEARADMVNAPHVALFPSLAIFLTVLAFNLLGDGLRDALDPKIDRQ
- a CDS encoding aspartate/glutamate racemase family protein, coding for MPTVASVHCPHIVGILGGMGPAAGADFLRHFVHACAVRLQELGMAVNDQAFPEHWLAQVPVPDRTHALLATGPERNAPLEPMARAIGQLETLGVRAVAIACNTAHAWHAELQAGFPGIELLHAPREVAARLKAAGRREAALMATQGTYLTGLYETALAEAGIACHLPTEEERAQLMRGIYQGVKADDIDGARMCFVEVGRSLIERHGDVALIMGCTEIPLPLVSAPQARAWTLVNSTDVLACALADRAYANIAGESP